The following coding sequences lie in one Opisthocomus hoazin isolate bOpiHoa1 chromosome 7, bOpiHoa1.hap1, whole genome shotgun sequence genomic window:
- the DNAL1 gene encoding dynein axonemal light chain 1, giving the protein MAKATTIKEALAKWEEKNGQKASEAKEVKLYGQIPPVEKMDESLSTLVNCEKLSLSTNCIERIANLNSLKNLRILSLGRNNIKNLNGLEAVADTLEELWISYNFIEKLRGIRVMKKLKVLYMSNNLVKDWAEFVRLAELPLLEDLVFVGNPLQEKYASDQKNNWIEEATKRVPKLKKLDGILVIKQEEDEEGAN; this is encoded by the exons gcAAAAGCAACAACTATCAAAGAAGCTCTAGCCAAATGG gaagaaaaaaatggccAGAAGGCTTCCGAGGCAAAGGAGGTGAAACTGTATGGTCAGATTCCTCCTGTAGAGAAGATGGATGAATCTCTCTCCACGCTTGTTAACTGCGA GAAACTGTCGCTGTCTACAAACTGCATTGAAAGAATCGCCAACTTGAACAGCCTAA AAAATTTGAGGATTCTGTCTCTGGGAAGAAATAACATAAAGAACTTGAATGGATTG GAGGCAGTTGCAGATActttggaggagctgtggatctCGTACAACTTCATTGAGAAACTGAGGGGTATCCGTGTAATGAAGAAGCTGAAGGTTCTTTATATGTCAAATAATTTGGTGAAAGACTGGG CAGAGTTTGTGAGACTGGCAGAGCTGCCATTACTAGAGGATCTGGTGTTTGTAGGCAATCCACTACAAGAGAAATATGCCTCCGATCAGAAGAACAATTGGATTGAAGAAGCAACCAAGCGGGTACCCAAGTTGAAAAAGCTGGATG